The window GTGGTGCCACTGGGCGGGACGGTGGCGTCGGCGGGTGGGACGGTGACGTCGGAGAGGGGGACGACGGGCTTGATGCGCACCCAGAACCCGTAGATCGCGGCACTGATCAGGCAGCTGAGCGCGGCGAAGACGAGCGGGCCGACGTAGGAGTTGTCGCTGAAGGTGAGGAACAGGCCGATGGCGATCGGGCTGATCAGGTTGCCGAGCTGCGAGCCGAAGTTCTGGAACCCGGCGACCGAGCCGACGGTGTCGCGCGACTCGGCGACCTCGGCCGGCAGGCTGAGGATGGCCGCGCCGGCGAAGGAGTGCGCCGCGCTGGAGACGGTGAGCACCACCATCACGAGCACGTTCGACTCGATGAAGGGGCTGAAGCCGATGCAGGCGCTCAGCACCAGTCCCGCGATGATCGGGATCTTGCGCGCGGCTCCCGCCGAGACCTTCCCCGAGGCCAGCAGGCGGTCGGAGACGATGCCGCCGAGAACGGTCGCGCCGATCGCGATGACGGCGGGGATCGCACCGACCAGCCCGAACTCCTCCTTCGACAAGCCGCGGTCGTTCAGCAGGTAGCTGGGGTACCAGGTGAGGAAGAAGGCGCCGGCGAGCGAGCGGAAGACGTAGCCGAACATCAGCGCCCAGACCTGGTTGTTGCGCAGCAGCGCGCGCCACGGCTTCTTCTCACCGGTCGACGCGGCGGCCACCATCTCGCCCTGGTCGGAGTTGATGTACTCGAGCTCCTCCGCGTTGACGCGGCGGTGCTTCTCGGGGGCGCGGTACACCGCCAGCCACCCGACCACCCAGAGTGCGCCCACGACACCGATGAGCAGGAAGGCGAAGCGCCATCCGGCGAACACCGCGAGCGCGGTGACGACCGGGATCGACAGCGCGGTGCCGATCTGCTGCCCCATGTCGAACAGGCTCGACGCGAAGGCGCGCTCGCGGCGGGGGAACCAGCGCGAGACGACCTTGACGTTGGCCGGCTGCACCGGCGCCTCGCCGATGCCGAGGCCGAGGCGGAAGACGATCGTCGAGACGACGCCGGTGGAGAGGGCGGTGAGGGCGGTCCAGATCGACCACCAGCCGACGGCGATCGGGTAGATCACGCGCGGCCCGAACTTGTCGAGCAGCCAGCCGCTCGGGATCTGGAACAGCGCGTAGGTCCAGAAGAACGACGACAGCAGCACGCCCTGGATGGCGGGGCCGATCTCGAACTCCTCGGCCATGAAGGGCAGCGCCACGGCGAGCGCGGCGCGGTCGAGGTAGGCGATGGTGAGACCGAGGGCCGAGAAGCCCACGATCGTCCAGCGCATGTTCGAGCGCTTCCGGCGGACGTCGGGCGTGGCCGCGGGGGCCGGTTTTGTATCATTGTGAAGCATCGTTGCTCCTTCGTAAGCGACGGTGACCGCTCCGTGAGGAGCGTTGAACGACGGGGCGGCTCGGGATCTTGGCGGTGAACGAGCCGTCTCCCCACTTCTAGGCGGATCCCCCTTCCGGAGTCGGGTGCTCAGCCGGCACGACGTGCCGGCGGGCGAAGTCGGCGATGTGCTCGCGCACGAGTCGCGCGGCGCCCTCGGAATCGCCCGTCTGGGCGACCTCCAGGATGCGGGCGTGCTCCTCGGCCTCCCGCTGCCACGAGGCGCTGCGCGCCCAGGAGCCGGCGGAGATGAGGGCGATCTGGTCGCGCAGGCCGTCGAGGGTCTGCAGCAGCAGCGGGTTCCCGGAGTGGCGGTAGAGGGCGCGGTGGAACTCGCGGTTCGCCATGCTGCGCTCCGAGCCGCTCTCGGCGGCCGAGGCGCGGGCGAGGGCGTCGGCCGCGCCCGTGAGGTCGGCGCCGGAGGCGATGCTGCGCCGCACGGCCTCGGGCTCGAGCAGGAGTCGCATGTCGTAGATGGCGACCGCGTCGTCGTCGCTGAACACCCGCACGATCGCGCCGGTGTACGGGCGGATGACCACCAGGCCCGTTCCTTCGAGCGTCTTCAGTGCCTCGCGCACGGGAGTCTTCGAGACGCCGAGGCGGCCGGCGAGCTCGGCCTCGACGAGCGCCTCACCCGGTTCGAGCTGCCCGTTCAGGATGGCGCTCTTCAGGATCTCGAGCACGTGGGACGTGCGGGACGTCGTCCCGACCGGCCCGAACTGCGTCGTCGCTGCCATGCGCACTCCCTCGTGGTATTTCGTACATCATATATGACGGCCCACCGAGCGCAAGAGCGCGGCCACCCGAGGATCAGGCCAGGGCGGCGTCGACCAGCACCTCGGCCGCCGCGCGGGCGTGGCCGGCCGCTGAGGCGTCGCCTGCGATCGCGGCAGTGGTCTGCGCGCCCTCCGCGAGGATGGCGAGCTGCGGAGCGAGCGACGGCGGAGCGCCCGCCTCGGCCGCGAGGCGCGCCATCTCGTCCTGGAACGACTGCTTGTGGGAGCGGATCAGTGCGCTCACCGCCGGGCTCACGCCGCCGAGCTCGCCGAAGGCGTTGATGAAGCCGCAGCCCCGGAAGCTCTCGTCGGCGAACCAGGCCGAGAGGTAGTCGTAGACGGCGAGGATTCGCGAGCGGGGGTCGCTCCGGGCTCCGACGACCGCGTCCAGTCCGCTGGTCCACTGCTCGTGCCGCCGTTCGAGCATGGCGAGCACGATGCTCTCCTTCGACGGGAACACCGAGTAGAGGCGCCGCAGGCTCACGCCGGCCGCGTCGCGCACCTCGTCCATGCCCACGGCGCTGAAGCCGCGGGAGTAGAAGAGGGCGTCGGCGGCGTCGAGCACGCGATCCCGGGCATCCGTCTCTGCAGTCATATGACCAGTGTACTTGCGCTGAGAACGATGGTTCTCCTATACTCGGACGCAGATGAGAACGAGCGTTCTCACTGTCGGAAGGAAAGGCACACACCATGGGCTACATCACCGTCGGCACCGAGAACACCGACTCGGTCGAGCTGTACTACGAAGACCACGGCACGGGCCAGCCGGTCGTCCTGATCCACGGCTTCCCGCTCGACGGCCACTCCTGGGAGAAGCAGTCGGCCGCGCTGCTCGACGCCGGCTACCGCGTCATCACCTACGACCGCCGCGGCTTCGGGCAGTCGAGCCAGCCGACCACCGGCTACGACTACGACACCTTCGCGAGCGACCTCAACACGGTGCTCGAGACCCTCGACGTGACGGATGCGGTGCTCGTCGGGTTCTCGATGGGCACCGGCGAGGTGGGCCGCTACCTCGGCCGCTACGGTTCCGGCCGCGTGGCGAAGGCCGCGTTCCTCGCATCGCTCGAGCCCTACCTGTTGAAGACCGACGACAACCCCGACGGCGCCGCCCCGCTGGAGTTCTTCGAAGGCATCGTCGACGCCGTGAAGGCCGACCGCTATGCCTACTTCACCGGCTTCTACCAGGACTTCTACAACCTCGACGAGAACCTTGGCAGCCGCATCTCCGAGGAGGTCGTGCGCGCCAGCTGGAACACCGCCGCCGGCAGCGGCTTCTTCGCCGCGGCCGCCGCCCCGCTGACCTGGTTCACCGACTTCCGCGCCGACATCGCGAAGATCGACGTGCCGGCGCTCATCCTGCACGGCACCGGTGACCGCATCCTGCCCATCGACGCCACCGGCCGCCTCTTCGCGAAGGCCCTGCCGAACGCCGACTACGTCGAGATCGAGGGCGCCCCGCACGGCCTGCTCTGGACGCACGCGGCCGAGGTCAACGAGGCGCTGCTCGGCTTCCTCGCGAAGTAGCCCCGCGACGACGAAGGGCCGGCTCGATGCCGGCCCTTCCGATGTTCCTGGGTGCGAGCGCAGCCCCGCCTAGCGGTCGAAGCGCCGGCCGGCCGGGTCGGAGGCCGACACGAAGAACACGAGCAGGATGATCGCACCCACGATCGGGATGAGGATCAGCAGGTACCACGCGCCGCTGCGGTTCGTGTCGTGCAGCCGGCGCCACGCGAGCGCGAGCGTCGGGATGATCGTGGCGAGCGCCCAGATGCCGGCGATCACGGAGACCACGGTGGCGCCGGCCGACATGGTGGTCTCGCCGCTCATGGCCATGCCCGCGCCGCCGGCGGCGAACGAGGCGATATTGAGCACGGCGCTGACGATGAACACGACGAGCGCCCACCACCAGTACTCGCTGCGGCTGGCCCGCCCCGAGAAGGTCGCGTACTTCTGGAAGAAGCGCTTCGCGGCGACGCCGAACGGCGCCCCGTAGTAGGGCTGGTCGAGCGGCGGCTCGCCGCCCTGGGTCTGGTGCGGGTAGGTTGCCGGGCTGCCGGTCGTCATGGCGATCTCCTCGTTGTCGTGCGTGGTCGTCGCCGAGCCTAGGGCCGCGGCGGCCCCGGCCTCCGGATGCCGACGCGCCCCAAAACGGGGGCGGTGCAGGCGGAGAGCCGGCACGCTAGGCGGCCCCGGGAACCCGCCGCCGTGTCGAGAGCACGCCCGCGAACACCAGAGCCAGCAGCCCGGCGATCGGCACGATCAGCAGGCCCACCCGCAGGCTCGTGGCGTCCGCCACCGCCCCGACGATCGGCGGGGAGACGAGGAAGCCCACCCGCAGCAGCCAGCTGACGATCGTCAGCCCCGTGCCGGGGCGGAACCCCGGCAGCTCGTCGGCCGCCTGCATGGCGGCGGGGATGAGCGTGGACACCCCGAGTCCCGCGAGCCCGAACCCCGCGATCGTGCCCCAGACGGTCGGGAAGGCCAGCGCGAGCCCCATCCCGACCAGCACGATCGCGCCGCCGGCCCTAGCCACCGCGCGCTGGCCGAACCGGTCGACGAGGCCGTCGCCGAGCATCCGGCCCACGAACTGCATGCCCTGCAGGGCGACGAAGCCGAGCCCTGCGAGGAAGGCCGAGGTGCCGAGCGAGCCCGAGAGATAGAGCGCCGACCACGAGGCGCCCGAGTCCTCGACGACGGCGCCCACCGAGGCGATCACCACCAGCGCGAGCAGCACCCCGTACTTCGCGAGCGCGCCGACCCGGGCGCGCACCGCAGCGGGGGTGACGGATGCCGCCGGCTCCACGACCTCGAGCGGCTCCGGGCCGGGCAGCAGCAGTCGGTAGGCGACGAGGGCCGCCACCGAGAACAGCACCCCGCTCAGTGCCAGGTGCAGCGGGATCGGCACCGCGAACTGCGCGGCGGCCGCGCCCAGCACGCCGCCCGAGACGGCGCCGATGCTCCAGATGGCGTGGAAGGAGTTCAGGATCGAGCGCCCGTAGAGCCGCTGCACCCGCAGGGCATGGGAGTTCTGCGCCACGTCGGTGATCGAGTCCATCGCCCCGGCGACGAACAGTCCGCCCGCGAGCACCGCCCACGACGAGCCGGAGCCCGCGACCAGGATGCCGACGGCCGACAGGATGGTCGCCACCACCGCCACCCGCGAGGAGCGGAACCGCCGCACCAGGGCGCCCGCGCTCAGCCCGGCGAGCAGGGCGCCCACGGGGAAGGCCGCGACGGCGAGGCCGAACGAGGTCTTGCTGAGGTCGAGCTGCTCGACCAGCTCCGGGTAGCGCGGCAGCAGGTTCGCGAAGATCGCGCCGTTCGTGAAGAACAGCACGGCCGCACCGAGGCGGGCCCGGCGGGCGAGGGACGTCGGGCGCGGGCGTTCGGCGGTCACCGTCCTCACGCTAACAGTCGGAGCGCCGGCCTCAGGCGGGGGAGCGGTCGGCCACCACGTGGTGCCGCCCGAGCGGCAGCATCAGCGGCTTCCCCGAGGTGGGGTCGGCGATGATCCGGTTCTCGAGCCCGAAGACGGTGCGCACGACGTCCTCGGTGAGCACCTCGGCAGGGGTGCCCGCGGCGTGCACCCGTCCGTCGGCGAGCGCCACCAGGTGGTCGGCGTAGCGCGCGGCCAGGTTCAGGTCGTGCAGCACCATCACGATCGTCGTGCCGCGCGTGCGGTTGAGGTCGGTGAGCAGGTCGAGCACGTCGATCTGGTGGCTGACGTCGAGGAAGGTCGTCGGCTCGTCCAGCAGCAGCAGGTCGGTCTGCTGCGCGAGCGCCATCGCGATCCAGACCCGCTGGCGCTGGCCGCCCGAGAGCTCGTCGACGGGACGGTCGGCGAGCGCGACGGTCTCGGTGGCCTCCAGGGCGGCGGCGACCGCGGCGTCGTCGGCGGCGTTCCAGCGGGCGAACAGGCTCTGGTGCGGGTGCCGCCCGCGGCCCACGAGGTCGGAGACCGTGATGCCCTCGGGCGCGATGGGCGACTGCGGTAGGAGACCGAGGGTGCGCGCGAGCTCCTTGGCGGGCATCCGATGCACCTGCTTGCCGTCGAGCAGCACCTGGCCGCCCTTCGGGGCGAGCAGCCGCGACATCGAGCGCAGCAGCGTCGACTTGCCGCAGGCGTTGGCGCCCACGATGGCGGTCACCGCGCCGGGCGGCACGGCCAGGTCGAGGCCGTCCACGACGGTGCGGTCGCCGTAGCCGAGGGTGAGGTCGGCGGCGACGAGGGTGTGGCCACGGGTCACAGCGAGCCTCCTGAGCGGTTCGAGCGGATGATCAGATAGACGAGATACGGGGCGCCGAGCACTCCCGTGACGACGCCGACGGGGTAGCGCGTGCCGAACGCGAACTGGCCCACGAAGTCGGCGACCACCACGAGCAGTGCGCCCACGAGCGCCGCGGGCACGAGCAGGGAGCCGCCCGGCCCCACCAGCCGCGCGGCGATCGGGCCGGAGAGGAACGCGACGAACGCGATGGGCCCCGCGGCGGCCGTGGCGAAGGCGATCAGGCCCACGGCGGCGACGATGACGATGAGCCTCGTGCGGTCGACGCGAACGCCGAGCGCCGAGGCGGCGTCGTCGCCGAGCTGCGTGACGGCGAGGTTGCGGCCCTGGCCGAGCAGCACGGGGGAGAGCAGCACGACCGCGGCGAGCACGGGCAGCACCTGCGGCCAGCTGGTGCCGTTCAGGCTGCCGGTGAGCCAGCGCATGGCCTCCTGCAGGTCCCACTGCGCGGCCTGCGAGAGCACGTAGGCGGTGACGCTGTCGAGCATCGCGGCCACGCCGATGCCGATCAGGATGAGCCGGGTGCCGGCGACCCCGCTGCGGTACGAGAGCAGGTAGATCAGCAGCGCGACGGCGAGCCCGACGACGATGGCGAAGACCGAGACCTCGGTGGCGCCGAGCGAGAGGGTGACGATCGCGAAGGCGGCGGCGGCGCTCGCGCCCGAGCTGATTCCGATGATGTCGGGACTCGCGAGCGGGTTCCGCAGCATGGTCTGGAAGGCGACCCCGCCGAGGCCGAACGACAGCCCCGCCAGCACGGCGAGGGCCGTGCGTGGCAGCCGGAGGCGTCCGACGGTGAACGAGGCGCCCGGAACGTCCTGCCCCAGGATGACGCCGAGCACGTCGGCGGGCGGGTAGAAGGTGCGGCCGGCCATCAGGCTGACGGCGGCCATCACGGCGATGAGCAGGGCGAGCAGCACGATCACGGTGCGGCGGCGGCGGGCTCTCGTGGCGCGGCCGTGCTGCACCGCATCCGTCGTCGCCGTCGGGGCGCGGTCGAGCAGCGTCACAGGCTCTTCACCTTCTGCCGGCGCACGATCGCGATGAAGAAGGGCGCCCCCACGAGCGCGGTGATGATGCCCACGTCGATCTCGGCGGGGCGCGCGACGACGCGGCCGAGGATGTCGGCGGCGGTCAGCAGGCACGCGCCCACGACGGCCGAGAACGGCAGCAGCCAGCGGTGGTCGACGCCGACCAGGAGCCGGCAGGCGTGCGGCACGACGAGGCCGACGAAGCCGATCGGCCCGGCGATCGCGGTGACGGCGCCGCAGAGCACGACCGCGCCGAGGGCCGCTCCGCCCCGGGCCAGGGCCACGCGCTCGCCGAGGCCGGCCGCGAGCTCGTCGCCGAGGGCGAGGGAGTTGAGGCCGCGCGCCGAGAGCAGGCAGATCACGAAGCCCGATATCACGAACGGCAGCACCTGCTGGATGCTCGCCGCGGTCGCCCCGCCGACGCCCCCGATCTGCCACGAGCGCACGCTGTCGGAGATGTCGCCGCGCGGCAGCACGATGGCGCTGGTGAACGACACGAGGGCCGCGGAGGTGGCGGCGCCCGCGAGCGCGAGTTTCAGCGGGGTCGCCCCGCCGCGGCCGAGCGAGCCCACCACGTAGACGAAGACGGCGGCGATCGCGGCGCCGGCGATGGCCACCCAGATCTGCGCCGAGGCGCTCGCCAGGCCGAAGAAGGCGATGCCGGTCACCACGGCGAGCGACGCGCCCATGTTCACGCCCAGGATGCCCGGGTCGGCCAGCGGGTTGCGCGTGACGCCCTGCATCACGGCCCCCGACACGGCCAGGGCGGCCCCCGCCAGCACGGCGAGCAGGGTGCGGGGGATGCGCGTCGCGACCGCGGCCCGGTCGAAGCCGTCGGTGGCGCCGCCGAGGGCCGCGACGATGTCGTCCCAGCCGACTTCGCGCGACCCCACGGCGACGCTCGCCGCCGCGAGCGCCACGAGCACCGCCGCCGCGATCAGCAGCCAGAGCGCACGCAGCCGCCTCGGGCGCCGCACGGCGGCGGCTCCCGAGGCGGCGGGTGCGACGGCGGTCGAGGTCACGCCTTGTCGGCGGCCTCGGCGAGCAGTGCCAGGTAGTCGTCGAGCACCCACGAGATCGACAGCGGCGTGGGGTTCGCGGCGGTGCCGAGCGGGGTGGTGCCGGGCAGGGCGACGATCGCCTTGTTCGCCACCGCGGGCATCTGCGACAGCAGCGGGTCGGCCTCGAGCGCGGTCAGCAGCTCGTCGCCGCCGTACGTGACGATGATGTCGATGTCGGTGAACGCGTCGGCCTGCTCGGCGCTCTGGGTGAGGGCGAAGAGGTCGGTCGTGGCCGAAGCAGTGGCGATGCTCTCGGGGGTGGTCAGGCCGAGGTCGTCGAAGAACATCGCCCGGGTGTCGTGGGTCGTGTAGAAGCTGACCTCGCTGAGGTCGGCGGTGTCGACGTGGGTGAGGAAGGCGGCCGAGGTGCCTTCGAGCTGCGGGTACTCCGCTGCGGCGTCGGATATCTGGGTCTCGAGGTCGGCGATGAGCTCCTCGCCCTCGGCCTTCTTGCCGATGGCCTCGCTGTTCAGCTCGATCATCTCGCGCCACGGGGTGCC of the Herbiconiux flava genome contains:
- a CDS encoding FecCD family ABC transporter permease codes for the protein MTSTAVAPAASGAAAVRRPRRLRALWLLIAAAVLVALAAASVAVGSREVGWDDIVAALGGATDGFDRAAVATRIPRTLLAVLAGAALAVSGAVMQGVTRNPLADPGILGVNMGASLAVVTGIAFFGLASASAQIWVAIAGAAIAAVFVYVVGSLGRGGATPLKLALAGAATSAALVSFTSAIVLPRGDISDSVRSWQIGGVGGATAASIQQVLPFVISGFVICLLSARGLNSLALGDELAAGLGERVALARGGAALGAVVLCGAVTAIAGPIGFVGLVVPHACRLLVGVDHRWLLPFSAVVGACLLTAADILGRVVARPAEIDVGIITALVGAPFFIAIVRRQKVKSL
- a CDS encoding DUF805 domain-containing protein, coding for MTTGSPATYPHQTQGGEPPLDQPYYGAPFGVAAKRFFQKYATFSGRASRSEYWWWALVVFIVSAVLNIASFAAGGAGMAMSGETTMSAGATVVSVIAGIWALATIIPTLALAWRRLHDTNRSGAWYLLILIPIVGAIILLVFFVSASDPAGRRFDR
- a CDS encoding MFS transporter, producing MLHNDTKPAPAATPDVRRKRSNMRWTIVGFSALGLTIAYLDRAALAVALPFMAEEFEIGPAIQGVLLSSFFWTYALFQIPSGWLLDKFGPRVIYPIAVGWWSIWTALTALSTGVVSTIVFRLGLGIGEAPVQPANVKVVSRWFPRRERAFASSLFDMGQQIGTALSIPVVTALAVFAGWRFAFLLIGVVGALWVVGWLAVYRAPEKHRRVNAEELEYINSDQGEMVAAASTGEKKPWRALLRNNQVWALMFGYVFRSLAGAFFLTWYPSYLLNDRGLSKEEFGLVGAIPAVIAIGATVLGGIVSDRLLASGKVSAGAARKIPIIAGLVLSACIGFSPFIESNVLVMVVLTVSSAAHSFAGAAILSLPAEVAESRDTVGSVAGFQNFGSQLGNLISPIAIGLFLTFSDNSYVGPLVFAALSCLISAAIYGFWVRIKPVVPLSDVTVPPADATVPPSGTTVPPSERTSS
- a CDS encoding FecCD family ABC transporter permease; its protein translation is MTLLDRAPTATTDAVQHGRATRARRRRTVIVLLALLIAVMAAVSLMAGRTFYPPADVLGVILGQDVPGASFTVGRLRLPRTALAVLAGLSFGLGGVAFQTMLRNPLASPDIIGISSGASAAAAFAIVTLSLGATEVSVFAIVVGLAVALLIYLLSYRSGVAGTRLILIGIGVAAMLDSVTAYVLSQAAQWDLQEAMRWLTGSLNGTSWPQVLPVLAAVVLLSPVLLGQGRNLAVTQLGDDAASALGVRVDRTRLIVIVAAVGLIAFATAAAGPIAFVAFLSGPIAARLVGPGGSLLVPAALVGALLVVVADFVGQFAFGTRYPVGVVTGVLGAPYLVYLIIRSNRSGGSL
- a CDS encoding GntR family transcriptional regulator, whose amino-acid sequence is MAATTQFGPVGTTSRTSHVLEILKSAILNGQLEPGEALVEAELAGRLGVSKTPVREALKTLEGTGLVVIRPYTGAIVRVFSDDDAVAIYDMRLLLEPEAVRRSIASGADLTGAADALARASAAESGSERSMANREFHRALYRHSGNPLLLQTLDGLRDQIALISAGSWARSASWQREAEEHARILEVAQTGDSEGAARLVREHIADFARRHVVPAEHPTPEGGSA
- a CDS encoding MFS transporter; amino-acid sequence: MTAERPRPTSLARRARLGAAVLFFTNGAIFANLLPRYPELVEQLDLSKTSFGLAVAAFPVGALLAGLSAGALVRRFRSSRVAVVATILSAVGILVAGSGSSWAVLAGGLFVAGAMDSITDVAQNSHALRVQRLYGRSILNSFHAIWSIGAVSGGVLGAAAAQFAVPIPLHLALSGVLFSVAALVAYRLLLPGPEPLEVVEPAASVTPAAVRARVGALAKYGVLLALVVIASVGAVVEDSGASWSALYLSGSLGTSAFLAGLGFVALQGMQFVGRMLGDGLVDRFGQRAVARAGGAIVLVGMGLALAFPTVWGTIAGFGLAGLGVSTLIPAAMQAADELPGFRPGTGLTIVSWLLRVGFLVSPPIVGAVADATSLRVGLLIVPIAGLLALVFAGVLSTRRRVPGAA
- a CDS encoding ABC transporter ATP-binding protein — its product is MTRGHTLVAADLTLGYGDRTVVDGLDLAVPPGAVTAIVGANACGKSTLLRSMSRLLAPKGGQVLLDGKQVHRMPAKELARTLGLLPQSPIAPEGITVSDLVGRGRHPHQSLFARWNAADDAAVAAALEATETVALADRPVDELSGGQRQRVWIAMALAQQTDLLLLDEPTTFLDVSHQIDVLDLLTDLNRTRGTTIVMVLHDLNLAARYADHLVALADGRVHAAGTPAEVLTEDVVRTVFGLENRIIADPTSGKPLMLPLGRHHVVADRSPA
- a CDS encoding iron-siderophore ABC transporter substrate-binding protein produces the protein MPRVTRFAALTTAALLTASLAACSSPSSAGTDASSTDGAFEPITIEHALGTTVIETQPERVATVNWANHEVPLALGVVPVGMAAANFGDDDGDGLLPWVEEKLTELGAETPVLFDETDGIDFEAVADTDPDVILAAYSGLTQEDYDTLSEIAPVVAYPETAWGTPWREMIELNSEAIGKKAEGEELIADLETQISDAAAEYPQLEGTSAAFLTHVDTADLSEVSFYTTHDTRAMFFDDLGLTTPESIATASATTDLFALTQSAEQADAFTDIDIIVTYGGDELLTALEADPLLSQMPAVANKAIVALPGTTPLGTAANPTPLSISWVLDDYLALLAEAADKA
- a CDS encoding alpha/beta fold hydrolase, which encodes MGYITVGTENTDSVELYYEDHGTGQPVVLIHGFPLDGHSWEKQSAALLDAGYRVITYDRRGFGQSSQPTTGYDYDTFASDLNTVLETLDVTDAVLVGFSMGTGEVGRYLGRYGSGRVAKAAFLASLEPYLLKTDDNPDGAAPLEFFEGIVDAVKADRYAYFTGFYQDFYNLDENLGSRISEEVVRASWNTAAGSGFFAAAAAPLTWFTDFRADIAKIDVPALILHGTGDRILPIDATGRLFAKALPNADYVEIEGAPHGLLWTHAAEVNEALLGFLAK
- a CDS encoding TetR/AcrR family transcriptional regulator — its product is MTAETDARDRVLDAADALFYSRGFSAVGMDEVRDAAGVSLRRLYSVFPSKESIVLAMLERRHEQWTSGLDAVVGARSDPRSRILAVYDYLSAWFADESFRGCGFINAFGELGGVSPAVSALIRSHKQSFQDEMARLAAEAGAPPSLAPQLAILAEGAQTTAAIAGDASAAGHARAAAEVLVDAALA